The DNA segment TAAATACATGTCGAGGTATGGCATTAAATAATATctcgtattattattatttttgaattttgCATAAGCTGACCTTTTATGTGTAACTTGTACGGAGCATTTATTAATGAAGATAAGATGATAACTTCTCTTCATGCTACAAGTCCTTGTTACCTTCTCTGTATTTTGGAGGTGTTTTTAAAGAATATTTCTTTCTTGATTGAAGGATACTCTTTAGTTATGTGTGACTATTTGTCATGATTTTTAAATGTATATCCTGACactataagtaaattttaaggttgaacatatataaatatttcatgtttactatattttttaaattttagataattttattgtaaGTTTCACACCTAGACAAATATTTCCCCTGGAGAAACTAGTTTTTGAAGGAAAGTAATAGTTAAGTGCCCAGACAAATGTCATCTTTCAATTTACTGTATGCAATTCCCATCCCCTTAAAGTCAGTAAGATCTAGGCAAAACATATTTTTCATGGAGAATGCTTTAAATTTTGATGAATTCTTAATCATCCAAAGTTTTCTTGCTAATCAGTAGTGCATCAAAGGATCAAGAGTGGAACTGTTTTGATGTATTTCCTTTTACTTTTCACATTCTACTTAAGTTTTTCATTGGACATCATATCGACAAGGTATCATTTCTTGGCACAGGTATCAGCCTCCTTTGCCCAAAGACCAGGTGAAACCCTTGGCTGAATTCGACTATGAAGGAGGTAAATTTTGTAAACTGCAATCAACcatatgatattaaatatttgatGCAATTTTGTCTGATGTCTTATTTACAAACAAATATAGAAGACTCACCTACTGGTCAAGGTAGAGGCCGTGGTGGGCGTGGCAGCGGAAGGGCTCGTGGTAAATATGATGGTACGgaaatatttttttgactttttatCTATGGGATGCATGTTTTTTCTGTGCTTATTCTCTAAGATATAATACTCAAGGGTTTAGTTATGTCTTTTGTTTAGAAAATGGCACAACAGACTACAATGATGGAAGTTGGGATAACAATGGTCGCGGATACGGTAGAGGTGGCTATGCCCGTGGCAGAGGCTTAGGTTTCCGTGGACGTGGTAGAGGTGGTTATGGTGGCCGGCCTGATTATCAACTGGAAAACAATGGCTATGATGATGAGGTTCCTGTACCTGTTCGTGGCAGAGGTAAGGTTTATTCAACTCATAAGATCGATTAAGAGCCAAGTCTTGTATAGGTTAGATTACCTTGATGACTATAAGCCCAGTTTAGACAGTTTTTTTACGGCTTTATCATCTACTTAATTATCTCCTATCTTAGATTAAAATGCTAATGGCTGATATGATGTCCATATTAAGCAGTTTTTTGCCCCCTCGATTGAAGTTGAGATCTGTTCGACAGGTTTTTTAAGATTTAAGTTAGTCCATAGCTAAAAGTCGATGAGATAATGCAGGTCGTGGTCGTGGTCGCGGTCGCGGGAGGGGCCAACGAGGAAGGGGTCGGGAGTCAACCGCTGTTGGAGCATAATACATGGACTGATCACATCCCAAAAATTTCTGCTTCATGACTTGATGGGGGGATGCCTGCTCTAATGGGTTTCATCGTTTCTCTGCCAGTGATAGATTAGCAGTTCCAGTGTCATTTTATTGCTTTGCAATGTTTATGATTCTAAGTTTTAGGGCATCTTTTTGATTGTAGGATGTAATCAATAGAGCattcttttatttctttgtttATTGTAAAGATTATGTGATTAGTACTTAAACTATGTCATTTCTTACTCATTGAAAGTTCTCTCTTAGTCTTTTAGTGCTTGTTTTCGTAGTCCCGCGAATTATTTATGTTGTTAGTACATTAATGTTAATACGATTAAAAACCAGCCCAATTAAAAGAATATGAAAAAGGTCGTATCTTACATAAAATAACATAGAACTAAGCTAAAGGCACGATTTTATGTTCCCTAAGGCATGGTTCCATTTATTTCTATCGGAATGGATCAATTGACCAACGTAATTTGATTAATTCTTTTTCAGGATAAACACGTGTGTTTTGTAAGGGAGAAAAATGCTTCCAACAACTATGAACAGAGAGGAAAATATCATGCGACATTTTTGTACAGAGAAAAGCTGAGACGCTCTGTTGAAAATTCGAAAAATGAgggaacaaaaaaagaaaatatggggGTTTTTTTTTCTGGAGGATTtatcctattattattattattcattaaattttaatgttttttataatttttatatttttatcccaTAAATGCGCCATGCAACGGGAGTCAAAGGTCAGACCTTTGACTACGCTACGTTTCAACCGCTCACGCTGCTCGCCTAAACAGAACTATCGATTCGTTCGTGGGGGGGGGCTTTGATCGATTCAACCACCTTTGGCCGCCCGAGTCGCAGCGCCTCGCCCCATCCCGCTCGTATCCTCCTCGATACACCGAGATCCCGACGGGTGGCGCCGCCGACGAAGGGTCCGTGACGTGATGATCGCGTGCGTCGCCGTCGTCGGTCACCAGGTTGGTCTTCGAACCCGAATGACATGTTTGTCCACCGTCTGAATCTGGCGGCTTCTTGTGTGCCGCAGAACAATCCGCTGTATCTGCAGAGCTTCACCGAGGCTGACGATGCCCTCAAGCTCCACCACATCGTCCACTGCTCCCTCGACGTCATCGACGAGAGAGGTTCCTCTTTCCCCTTTCCTCCCCTCCCCTTTCTTCCTCTTGGAACATATGATTTTGGCTTTGACGGTGGATCAATTGTCGGAAATTTCGACAATACTGATCCTGTTATTGTCACAATCCTCTTCCAATTGTGCGCTGACATCTTGGTATGAACTAGATCAACGTAAAAGAGATCTCTTGGTGTGTAGTAGGCGACGATAAACA comes from the Musa acuminata AAA Group cultivar baxijiao chromosome BXJ1-10, Cavendish_Baxijiao_AAA, whole genome shotgun sequence genome and includes:
- the LOC104000476 gene encoding uncharacterized protein LOC104000476 isoform X2 yields the protein MDRYQRVEKPRAETPINENEIRITTQGRIRNYITYATSLLQEKGSNEIVLKAMGRAINKAIVIVELIKRRIGGLHQIVSIGSTDITDTWEPLEEGLLPLETTRHVSVISITLSKKELDASAVGYQPPLPKDQVKPLAEFDYEGDSPTGQGRGRGGRGSGRARGKYDENGTTDYNDGSWDNNGRGYGRGGYARGRGLGFRGRGRGGYGGRPDYQLENNGYDDEVPVPVRGRGRGRGRGRGRGQRGRGRESTAVGA
- the LOC104000476 gene encoding uncharacterized protein LOC104000476 isoform X1 translates to MDRYQRVEKPRAETPINENEIRITTQGRIRNYITYATSLLQEKGSNEIVLKAMGRAINKAIVIVELIKRRIGGLHQIVSIGSTDITDTWEPLEEGLLPLETTRHVSVISITLSKKELDASAVGYQPPLPKDQVKPLAEFDYEGEDSPTGQGRGRGGRGSGRARGKYDENGTTDYNDGSWDNNGRGYGRGGYARGRGLGFRGRGRGGYGGRPDYQLENNGYDDEVPVPVRGRGRGRGRGRGRGQRGRGRESTAVGA